The Thermoplasmata archaeon genome includes a region encoding these proteins:
- a CDS encoding formate--phosphoribosylaminoimidazolecarboxamide ligase family protein, which produces MAQMKDLRYLISGYEQGKIKIGAIASHSALDIFDGAIEEGFETVAFCQKGREKTYAKYFRAYREAYTNVVKGLVDYPYVYDRFSEMLNDIEKLQNECVILIPNRALSSYIPLDIIEQELALPMFGNRMMLRIEERTEEKNYYWLLEKAGIPTPEKIEKPEKIDSLVIVKLPHAKKRLERGFFTAASFEEYSEKTSILLKNGIITNEDLEKARIERYIIGPVFNLNFFYSPIVEDGAPLELLGIDWRFETSLDGHVRLPANQQLTLNEKQKYPEYTVCGHNSATLRESLLEKAFEIGEKFVEVSQKYYPPGIIGPFCIQTCVDKDLNFYVYDVAPRIGGGTNVHMSVGHPYGNALWHERMSTGRRIAREIRIAVDKGMLSKVVT; this is translated from the coding sequence ATGGCTCAGATGAAGGATTTGAGGTATCTTATTTCTGGTTACGAGCAGGGAAAAATAAAGATTGGTGCAATCGCCTCGCATTCAGCCCTTGACATTTTTGACGGTGCGATTGAGGAAGGATTCGAGACCGTTGCCTTTTGCCAGAAGGGGCGAGAAAAAACCTATGCAAAGTATTTCAGGGCATACAGGGAGGCATACACGAATGTTGTAAAAGGGCTCGTGGATTATCCATATGTATATGACAGGTTTTCGGAGATGCTCAACGACATTGAAAAGCTCCAGAACGAATGTGTTATTCTCATCCCCAATCGTGCCCTTTCCTCCTACATTCCTCTGGATATAATTGAGCAGGAATTAGCTCTCCCTATGTTCGGCAACCGAATGATGCTCAGAATTGAGGAGCGAACAGAGGAAAAAAATTATTACTGGTTGCTTGAAAAAGCAGGAATTCCCACACCTGAAAAGATTGAGAAGCCAGAGAAAATCGACTCGCTAGTTATTGTGAAACTCCCGCATGCAAAAAAACGGCTGGAGCGTGGTTTTTTCACTGCAGCTTCATTTGAAGAATACTCTGAAAAGACCAGCATTCTGCTGAAGAACGGAATAATCACAAATGAGGACTTAGAAAAAGCCAGAATTGAGCGATACATCATTGGGCCAGTTTTCAATCTGAACTTCTTCTATTCCCCCATTGTTGAAGATGGCGCTCCCTTGGAACTTCTTGGGATTGACTGGCGATTTGAGACATCGCTAGATGGGCATGTGCGTTTACCAGCAAACCAGCAGTTAACATTGAATGAAAAGCAGAAGTATCCAGAATATACTGTTTGCGGGCATAACAGTGCCACGCTTCGAGAATCGTTGCTGGAGAAGGCGTTTGAAATTGGAGAGAAATTTGTGGAGGTCTCTCAAAAATACTACCCGCCAGGAATTATTGGGCCCTTCTGCATTCAAACCTGTGTTGACAAGGACCTGAATTTCTATGTGTACGATGTAGCTCCGAGGATTGGGGGTGGAACAAATGTGCACATGAGCGTTGGGCATCCTTACGGCAATGCGCTCTGGCACGAACGGATGAGCACTGGCAGAAGAATTGCAAGAGAGATTAGGATTGCAGTGGACAAGGGAATGCTGAGCAAGGTAGTGACATAA
- a CDS encoding C39 family peptidase — MGKGTVFLFCFLFLLSLLSFTQNVSAAVTIQNVPYIHQVYDTPDWFNGHWACGATSAMMAIAYYGILPYWDCNVSVPYPHVSHWGRYICEIYTYNGYTYNIGSADPSGNIGYGGYGYITQNDWEDTKGHMAEYFVKHGLGSSVDWSPTWAELKAEIDAGHPVVLLTSLTTAGHYVLAVGYYSSQYSVIVNDPYGNKNQGYMNYNGAYVTYDWPGYNYGNANLNTVHCFIYARGNPPSPDSTPPQIQITAPANNTLISGTTTITANIYENESGFKWARLCIDAPDDAHTVVWDSVPSHEFTFDSRSYSDGLHLFYVQAKDNAENIGVSTIELTIDNTPPEIQHVPLISWLANEPIVVEANVSDANGVNKVLAYYSTDNSTYLAVSLSETAPGHFQCELPAQQSGTVYYYIVAYDNAGNTCRTPAEGAYLITIEQVPEQMNLVILILLTAMVFTSLFIWQRRQFRSSEKRKSESETI, encoded by the coding sequence ATGGGCAAGGGGACGGTTTTTCTCTTCTGCTTTCTGTTTTTGCTCTCTCTTCTCAGTTTCACCCAGAATGTGAGTGCTGCAGTTACAATCCAGAATGTGCCCTACATCCATCAGGTCTATGACACGCCTGACTGGTTCAATGGGCACTGGGCTTGCGGTGCCACAAGTGCAATGATGGCAATTGCCTACTATGGAATTCTGCCTTACTGGGATTGCAATGTGTCTGTGCCTTATCCTCATGTGAGCCACTGGGGCAGATACATCTGTGAAATTTATACCTACAATGGCTACACCTACAACATCGGAAGCGCTGACCCGAGTGGAAACATTGGTTATGGTGGTTATGGGTACATTACCCAGAATGACTGGGAAGATACAAAGGGGCATATGGCAGAGTATTTTGTTAAGCATGGGCTTGGCTCCTCTGTGGATTGGTCTCCCACATGGGCGGAACTCAAGGCCGAGATTGATGCAGGACATCCAGTTGTGCTTCTCACCTCCCTTACAACCGCAGGACATTATGTGCTCGCAGTGGGCTACTACTCAAGCCAGTATTCGGTTATAGTTAATGACCCATACGGCAATAAGAATCAGGGATACATGAACTACAACGGAGCTTATGTTACATATGACTGGCCTGGATACAACTATGGCAATGCCAACCTGAATACTGTTCACTGCTTCATTTATGCTAGAGGCAATCCACCATCGCCTGATAGCACACCTCCACAAATTCAGATTACAGCACCAGCAAACAACACACTGATTTCAGGCACCACTACAATCACTGCAAATATTTATGAGAATGAGAGCGGGTTCAAATGGGCACGGCTCTGCATTGACGCACCCGATGACGCTCACACTGTGGTTTGGGACTCTGTTCCATCCCACGAGTTTACTTTTGATTCCAGAAGTTACAGTGATGGCCTCCATCTGTTTTATGTCCAGGCAAAGGATAATGCAGAAAATATCGGTGTTTCAACCATTGAACTCACAATTGATAATACTCCCCCTGAAATCCAGCATGTGCCATTGATTTCCTGGCTGGCAAATGAACCTATTGTGGTCGAGGCAAATGTGAGCGATGCTAATGGTGTAAACAAGGTTCTCGCGTACTACTCAACAGATAACAGTACCTACCTTGCCGTGAGCCTGTCCGAGACAGCACCAGGGCACTTCCAGTGTGAATTACCAGCCCAGCAATCGGGAACTGTTTACTACTACATTGTGGCTTATGACAATGCAGGCAATACATGTAGAACTCCAGCAGAAGGTGCCTACCTCATCACAATAGAACAAGTGCCTGAGCAGATGAATCTGGTAATCCTAATTCTGCTGACTGCAATGGTGTTTACATCGTTATTTATCTGGCAGAGAAGACAATTTAGAAGCAGTGAGAAGCGAAAAAGCGAATCCGAAACTATATAA
- the asnS gene encoding asparagine--tRNA ligase, with product MVEPIRIADAFKKAQPGDYVCVRGWIYRTRSSGGIVFTVLRDSTGIIQCTVIKGELPDEDFKSAEKALVESSVIVEGVLREDKRAPGGREITAKKFNVVHFAERFPIFKDQTEEFLLDNRHLWLRSREMTATMKVKAMILRAAREWFFENGFVETTPPILTSNACEGGSTLFELKYFERKGYLSQSAQLYLEALIFSLEKVWSLTPSFRAEKSRTPRHLAEFWHLEEEAAWVTLKGNLEIQEQLVSYICQYLAKNCKDELEFLGRNPEDLKVIEPPFQRISYTKAVDILRDKGYDFKWGDDFGTNEERELSLLDTKPVFITNYPAEIKPFYMKISPDNPKTVENADLLAPEGIGEIIGGSERETDIASMKERLMRENANLDNYQWYFDLRRFGSVPHSGFGLGIERVVRWVAKREHIRDTVPFPRTVARLSP from the coding sequence ATGGTGGAACCAATCAGAATTGCTGATGCGTTCAAGAAAGCACAGCCAGGCGATTATGTTTGTGTGAGGGGCTGGATTTACAGGACAAGAAGCAGTGGAGGAATTGTATTCACGGTGTTAAGGGACAGTACTGGTATTATCCAATGCACAGTCATTAAGGGAGAGTTGCCCGACGAGGACTTTAAAAGTGCGGAAAAAGCCCTTGTTGAATCTTCCGTGATTGTGGAAGGTGTGCTTAGAGAAGACAAACGTGCACCTGGTGGCAGGGAAATTACTGCAAAAAAATTCAATGTGGTGCATTTTGCGGAGCGTTTTCCAATCTTCAAGGACCAAACAGAAGAATTTTTGCTGGACAATCGTCATCTCTGGCTCCGCTCTAGAGAAATGACTGCCACGATGAAAGTCAAGGCAATGATTTTGAGAGCCGCAAGAGAATGGTTCTTTGAGAATGGATTTGTGGAGACCACGCCACCAATTCTTACATCAAATGCCTGCGAAGGCGGTTCAACCCTGTTTGAGCTCAAATACTTTGAGAGAAAGGGATACCTTTCCCAGAGTGCCCAGCTCTATCTGGAAGCTCTCATTTTCTCGCTTGAAAAGGTTTGGTCACTTACGCCTTCCTTCAGGGCAGAGAAATCTAGAACACCAAGACATCTTGCAGAGTTCTGGCATCTTGAAGAGGAGGCGGCATGGGTCACACTCAAGGGAAACCTGGAAATTCAGGAGCAGCTTGTGAGCTACATATGCCAGTATCTCGCAAAGAATTGTAAAGATGAACTTGAATTTCTCGGAAGAAACCCAGAGGACCTTAAGGTGATTGAACCTCCCTTCCAACGAATTTCTTACACAAAGGCGGTGGACATTCTGCGAGATAAGGGCTATGATTTCAAATGGGGCGATGATTTTGGCACTAATGAGGAAAGAGAATTGAGCTTGCTAGACACAAAGCCAGTATTTATCACAAACTATCCTGCAGAAATAAAGCCCTTCTACATGAAAATCTCACCAGACAATCCAAAAACTGTGGAAAATGCAGACCTGCTGGCACCTGAAGGCATAGGGGAAATTATCGGGGGCAGTGAGCGTGAGACAGACATTGCATCAATGAAGGAACGGCTAATGCGAGAAAACGCAAATCTGGACAACTATCAGTGGTATTTTGACCTCAGAAGGTTTGGTTCCGTGCCTCATTCTGGCTTTGGTCTTGGAATTGAACGGGTTGTAAGGTGGGTTGCAAAGCGTGAGCACATCAGAGACACAGTGCCATTCCCAAGAACTGTCGCAAGGTTATCTCCATGA
- a CDS encoding HTH domain-containing protein: MQIELKKEYGQKDVTKLIQDFTERYGSLEKLQQSIGLSKCTRPFAVDDFFIWEALSQGGRFTETTVIAYTEVFNILTARRVELLEYLQAKAPTSIRQIAKELNRDYKNVYDDISALEDAELVVTKKKGRNVYITSAVSSIIISFQK; the protein is encoded by the coding sequence GTGCAGATTGAATTAAAAAAAGAATATGGGCAGAAGGATGTTACTAAGCTTATTCAGGATTTTACTGAGAGGTATGGCTCTCTTGAAAAGTTGCAGCAGAGCATCGGCCTTTCAAAATGTACTAGGCCATTTGCAGTGGATGACTTTTTTATCTGGGAAGCCCTATCTCAAGGTGGAAGGTTTACTGAGACCACAGTGATAGCCTATACTGAGGTTTTCAATATTCTTACAGCAAGAAGAGTGGAACTGCTTGAATATTTGCAAGCAAAGGCACCAACATCGATTAGGCAGATTGCAAAAGAGCTAAACAGAGATTACAAAAATGTCTACGATGACATCTCTGCACTGGAGGATGCAGAACTGGTGGTGACTAAGAAGAAAGGAAGGAACGTATACATAACCTCAGCAGTCTCCTCAATTATAATTTCTTTTCAGAAATGA